The segment GTGACGCGGCCGCGCTGCGCCGGCCGCCCTCCGCCCACTGCACCCGTGAGCGCCAGACCGGCGGGCGCCCCGGGCAGCGCCGCGCCGCCCGTCAGGGCGTATCGATGAGCCCGGCCGAGATGGCCTTGACGACCGCCTGCACCTTGTTGGTCGCGCCGAGCTTCTCGAGAATGTTGTTGACGTGGAAGTTGACCGTCCGCTCGGAGATGTTGAGGATCTGGCCGATCTCGCACGCGGTCTTGCCTTCGGCCGTCCAGCACAGCACTTCGCGCTCACGCGCGGTCAGCGCGACGTTGGCCTCCGGCGCCAGCTTCGGCACCATGAAGCCGCTCATCAGCGAATGCGACAGGTTCGCGAGCCAGTTGGTCTGCAGCGTCAGCATGTTGATCTCGGCGGGCGTGAGCCGGTCGGCATGGCGCGCGATGCTCAACAGGCCGAACGCGCCGCGCGCCGCCCAGCTCGACTGCGCGACGCCGACCGCGAGGCCGGATGCGCGCGCATCCGCCCACAGCGGCGACGCCCCGGCCTTGTCGGCGTCCGGCCAGACGATCAGGTTGGTGCTGAGCGCGCCTTCGCGAACCGTCGAATCGATGTCGATGTAGTTCTGCTCCTGGTAGTGCGCCATCCAGCCGTCCGGATAGGTATCGAAGATCGCGACGGCCGGCTTCGACACCGGCAGCGGCACCCGAATCCCGTAACAGCAGTACTCGAAGCCCAGGCGCTTCGAATACGCGGCGATCCGCTGGAAGAGTTGCTGCTCATCTTCAGCGGCGCTGAATTGATGGTAGGCATCCTGCCAACGCAGTTCCATTCGTTCTCCGACAGGTCACGCTGTCATACTTATCAGGTTTCAGCATCAGGTGGGGCTGATACATTCCGCGCATGACTTCACCTTTGCTGCAACCCATCCATGGTCCGTCCCCGGACGGTTACGTGCGTCTTTCCGAAAGCGCAGTGGCCGAACTTGCGCTCGATCATGTCGCGAGCGGCCTGGATCCGGCGCTGCTCGCAGAGCTGCAAAACGGTGCGATCGATGCCCGCCTCGCCGGCTACACCGAGTGGCAACGCCCCGCCCGCGCCGGCGCCGCCTACGTGACGCTCGGCTGGGACTGGTATCTCGAGCGCGCGTCGGGCGCGTTCGTGATCGCCGGCGGCGACGTCCGCAGCAACGTCATGGCCGTCGACGGCACCGGCGCCGACCTCGGCATGTTCCGCACCGCCGCCGCGCTCGTGGCCCGCCTCGCCCACCTCGACTGGTCCGCCGCCGTCGCGTCCGCCGTCTTCGCGCATCACGACGCGCATCATGCCCGGCCGACGCTCCAGTGACAACCCGACGCACGCATTCGTCCGACGATTGACCGCCTAGCCGCTCTTTATAAGCAAATCCGCGCCGGTTTTCAATCCCGTCGTTCAAGAAACCGATACCACGTCGCGGCTGGTTCTTTCCGTCCGTCACCCTGTAAGAGTTACCAGTTACCGCCCCCTCGGGACGCGCGCTGTAATGCACGCACTTCAAGCAAAGACCCGAGGACACCATGCGGACCTTCGTTCACGAGGAAGGGCGGTTGCCACAC is part of the Burkholderia ubonensis subsp. mesacidophila genome and harbors:
- a CDS encoding autoinducer binding domain-containing protein: MELRWQDAYHQFSAAEDEQQLFQRIAAYSKRLGFEYCCYGIRVPLPVSKPAVAIFDTYPDGWMAHYQEQNYIDIDSTVREGALSTNLIVWPDADKAGASPLWADARASGLAVGVAQSSWAARGAFGLLSIARHADRLTPAEINMLTLQTNWLANLSHSLMSGFMVPKLAPEANVALTAREREVLCWTAEGKTACEIGQILNISERTVNFHVNNILEKLGATNKVQAVVKAISAGLIDTP
- a CDS encoding DUF4902 domain-containing protein, giving the protein MTSPLLQPIHGPSPDGYVRLSESAVAELALDHVASGLDPALLAELQNGAIDARLAGYTEWQRPARAGAAYVTLGWDWYLERASGAFVIAGGDVRSNVMAVDGTGADLGMFRTAAALVARLAHLDWSAAVASAVFAHHDAHHARPTLQ